A part of bacterium genomic DNA contains:
- the truB gene encoding tRNA pseudouridine(55) synthase TruB: MEARPHGLLLVDKPRGVSSHAVVATALRTLCPGRQPRGAPRYRCGHAGTLDPLATGLLLVLCGAATRLSTFLLGHDKTYRATVSFGTSTDTLDADGATDATAPVAASAADLAAALAGFRGDLMQVPPVISALKRDGVPLYKRARRGEAPPAAAARAVRIASLELAAARWGVPGPGGATVHEADLVLDCSAGTYVRSLARDLALALGTVGHLSALRRERVGPFQVARALPADMMRDARAVAAAMIPSALALPESPAVGMTAGEAADLRRGLPPSAALAARAAAAAGPGVLLRLLAPDGDLVAVARLGEDVDGAPGLRTPAVFPATTTSG, from the coding sequence GTGGAGGCCAGGCCGCACGGGCTGCTGCTGGTGGACAAGCCCCGGGGCGTGTCCTCCCACGCCGTGGTGGCGACCGCGCTGCGCACCCTGTGCCCCGGCCGCCAGCCGCGCGGCGCCCCGCGCTACCGCTGCGGGCACGCCGGCACGCTGGACCCCCTGGCGACCGGGCTGCTGCTGGTGCTCTGCGGCGCGGCCACCCGCCTGTCGACCTTCCTGCTCGGGCACGACAAGACCTACCGGGCCACCGTCAGCTTCGGCACGTCCACCGACACCCTCGACGCCGACGGCGCGACGGACGCCACGGCGCCGGTCGCGGCCTCGGCGGCCGACCTCGCCGCGGCCCTCGCCGGCTTCCGCGGCGACCTTATGCAGGTCCCCCCCGTGATCTCCGCCCTGAAGCGCGACGGCGTGCCGCTCTACAAGCGGGCCCGCCGCGGCGAGGCGCCCCCGGCGGCGGCGGCGCGCGCGGTGCGGATCGCCTCCCTCGAACTGGCCGCCGCGCGGTGGGGCGTCCCCGGGCCCGGCGGCGCCACGGTCCACGAGGCCGACCTGGTGCTGGACTGCTCGGCCGGCACGTACGTCCGCTCGCTGGCCCGCGACCTGGCGCTCGCCCTGGGCACCGTCGGCCACCTGTCGGCGCTGCGGCGCGAGCGGGTCGGTCCCTTTCAGGTTGCGCGGGCCCTGCCGGCGGATATGATGCGGGACGCGCGGGCCGTCGCCGCCGCGATGATCCCCTCCGCCCTGGCCCTGCCGGAGTCGCCGGCGGTCGGGATGACGGCGGGGGAGGCGGCGGACCTGCGCCGGGGACTGCCGCCGAGCGCCGCGCTGGCGGCCCGCGCGGCCGCCGCGGCGGGTCCGGGCGTTCTGCTGCGGCTGCTGGCCCCGGACGGCGACCTGGTCGCGGTCGCCCGCCTGGGCGAGGATGTCGACGGCGCGCCGGGGCTGCGCACGCCGGCCGT